From Periophthalmus magnuspinnatus isolate fPerMag1 chromosome 6, fPerMag1.2.pri, whole genome shotgun sequence:
ttctgcaaagtgctttgatttattttgtgtacTAACTGTGCTATACTGTGCCTTATCTTACTGTGtgatattatagccaaaggaacaacatttcaatggaaacaGGCAAAAATAAACCCCCTtctaggccaaataagagtcaggtttgtggagatgcatgttttgtttgttgttgttttttttgttttgttttgttttgatttttttgtcagtacaataaaaacaaccaaactgaaacaaacactgaactGGCTTTAAATCCAGTCAGTCTATATGTCAAAGCTTACTTTAACACTATCTGACTGAACAAACCACCTGCAAAATATACAACTCACCTATAGAgaacacatgacatcagaccTGCACTGTGCTCACGTGACAGCACGAGGAAGTAGAAAAAAGCTCTAACTTACCATGTAATAACCTCTCTTACAAAATGATTCAATGCAAAACACACAATCTCGTCTTCCGCTTACAATAGTTACGTTtagataatacatttaaaaataatcctCGATGAGTTTAAGTTAGTTTAAGGAAGTTTCTCACGTGGTTTTAGTGAAAGTGAACGCAGCTTCCCCTCTGTCTGCTGCTGCACACGCGCCTTTCTCTGCAAACCTGTCCCACAGCTAAGTGCCTCAAACACAATGGTGAACGTGATAACAGTGTTTTTGAACGTCTTGTGTCTGTACTTGAGCTCCGCAGCGCCGCCAAACTTCATCATTTTCTTCGCGGATGATCTGGGCTTCGCGGACCTGGGTTGTTACGGGCACCCCTCCTCCGTGACCCCGAACTTGGACAAGCTCGCGAGGGGAGGACTGCGCTTCACCGACTTCTACGTCACTGTCGGCGGCTGCAGCCCGTCCAGGTGAAGTGTTTTACCCTGTCAGTGCtgttatttcaaaatgtcatacttctgtttgtgaaaagaaaGCTTGATATAAACATACAacttaacacaaaacatataagTTTAGGTGATTTCGAAAAAgatgtgggggaaaaaaaagatatagTATTGAATCTCATCCTAATCCTCTCAAAATATCATATTCATTGTTGTAATTTTTTTAACCAGAAAGTCAACATTGTTGTATTTAAATCTCTTTGGTCTTCtaatataatttctttaaactattgTTCAAATCCAAAAGCCCAGAAAACAAAAGCTCTTTGCACagaatttggattttaaagtgtactactgtatttatttgtttaatatttttgcacatgccATATTAAtccaatgtaatgtaatgcttaAGCCTCTTGCCATTGTtcactgtttatatatttgtatatttgtaatacatttgtaataaaaaaacaaaaaataaaaaggtgagCTTAGGACAGGCAGATGCTCAAGagacattttttttagcttggagttccttttttggttttgttttttgcttgtgtgtgctttacttttaattattataaCATCTTTTCTTATATCGGACAGCACAGTAGAGGTGACCTGCATCAAAAAACTGAATCATACTTATTAGTCCATTCACGTTTTCTACGATACTTGAACCTCATTCACAAGTTACAggatgttttagcacatttctgatgaatTGCCATAAATATCATCCTTGTGACAGTCCAAAAAATAAGTATTAGTTATATAGTTTCTGTTTAATAGCCACATTTAACATAACATGAAATGGGGTAGAAAGTTGCCAGAGACATACAGCAAAGTGTGAGAGCCCAGCACCAAAACTTTGTGTATTTCTTTCCATTTTAATTCCGTTTTCCCttccacagagctgctttactGACAGGCCGGTATGAGACCCGCTCGGGAATCTATCCCGGGGTGCTGTACCCTGGCTCCATTGGGGGGCTTCCTTTGAATGAGACCACCATCGCTGCCATGTTAAAACCGCTGGGATATGCCACCGCCGCTATCGGAAAGTGGCATCTGGGTTTAGGGGCCAAAGGGACATACCTTCCCACCAACCATGGATTTGACCACTTCCTCGGGATCCCATACTCTCATGATCAGGTCAGTGTGATTATCGAAGCAGGCATTATATTAATGTTAACTAAAAAAGATATTCTATAAAGGGAATTGTTGTTGTGCATGTGATAGTGAAAGACTGGGATCTGGTTTTGCCATTTTCAGTTAAGTTTTATTTAaggtttaacatttttatttaattagcataaacatatttatcagtgccatttaacaacaaaacataaaatagttCATATTATTACTCCAAAATACTGAACTCTGCCCATTGATTTGTtatataaatgattattattaagtgtttGAGTTTACATATCATTAACTTGACCTATCAGTGTCCCCAGATAtaagataaacatgttcaaatcaaatgtagtaATTGATAATTAGATTTTTCCTTAATTCCAAAAACACTCGACATgaattacgttataatttggtgttttggaccGCTAGATGATTATCCAGtcagcctcacatgagtctctcatttgggtctagcttcaatgctgaaatccacaacttaaaataactctCACGGATCTGTATTCTCACTACCTAAACCGTAGCACCTGCtgccaaacatgaatcagtgcctgtgcggcctctgcagctcagtgagtgagtctggagattctgagctttcacatgagacatggcctgttcatatactgagaaaaacttgtatatgTCCTCTATATACAGGTTTAGGCTCTGGAAACCCAGTTCAGCTGTGATTCTAGTAACTTTTAAAAACCGTAAGAGTgaaggctacatacagtttctttaatatgcactgtctctttctaaataataataaaaaatcacatGGCTTAGTAAATCTtgtctttttctgtaaaaacacattGTCGATAATAGTAGCTCACCTTATCTTAACTGTCAGTGGTCACTGGTGTATGTTAAGTGATTTCTAATCGATGTTTCTTAAACCATATacatcttaaaaacatattttgttgaTATAGCAGTTTTGTAATTCCTTCCAGGGCCCGTGTGCAAACCTGACCTGCTTCCCTCCGGACGTGAAGTGCTTTGGAGAGTGTGATCTCGGCGCCGTAACTGTCCCACTCATGAAGAACGACAAGATCATACAGCAACCGGCCAACTTcctggagctggagaaggcaTATAGTGACTTTGCAACTAATTTCATCCTGACCTCCACCCAGAAACAACAGCCCTTCTTCCTCTACTATCCATCCCATGTAAGCAAGTCTACAATGAAGATTATGTCAATACTTTTTTAACACTTcactagggttgtcagaagtattggAAATCATATACTAATTAACTCTAAAATTACTAttgaaattagatactcatttgagcaggtatcaatactgaaaaagtcacattcacaggacagaaataaacctttcctgaatatctttagaacgatcttgagctgtatcagaacaagtataagaccacatagactagtatacacccatggaccatagtggtatcagaatcgctattgagtattgagtttatttcttagtattgaaatagagtttgaaatttttatcCTGACAATACTGCACTACACTTCATTCATTGTACCTTTTTATATCAAGTACAGTATTGGGCAATAATCTGTTATAACATGTAATTACATTGCACTTTACTACGTTTCTGACTTATTTGTATGAGGGTTACAAGTTGTTTCGGAGTTCATCACATTGTAGTTTATGAGATAGCTGCAATGTGTCAAGGGAGGGAAGTATAAAATCATGTGTACTTTGAATTCTATTTTCTAACAATGAAGTGTTTAGATCATCCTACTTGGTTTAAAGCTTCCCAGGAGCATCAACAATGAAGGAGGAGAAAACTGCTACACGTTTGATGTTGTAGATACATAATAATGGTGCATTCAGTCGGTTGTCCTGATGTAGATTTTGTTTGGTAAAttcttagtcctgttttagttcaagttttgttcaggtttagttcagaaAAGAAATTTGGGCTCAGTTTATTCCCAACTTTGGCATGGTGTATATTTCAACTtcacaatttgggaaaaatgtctaatgtgattttttttgtgataaacATTAGATATGCTGTTTATGTtgtaataataggattctgttcaaagttcacattttaaacacgtccagaagaattgacaagaACATAGAAAAATTAACTGCCGAACTAAtacaataatcacattttagaacatgtttgtacagatttaaactacagggttagcagtttttatgtagACAAGATATTTTGCGATTTTGCTAATTACGCCctttcaaattgtgattttgatttgatcattATTAACCTTGCAGCCCTCGTTTATGTTGAAGCAGTGTGTGAACGCAGCCTAAGACACAATGGATATATAGGATTTACCTATTGTAATTATGTTCCTTTTTTCAATTTTGCAAGGCTGACTTTTCAAATGTATTCTTTTGTTTGAATTACCTTACTTTTAACAACAAGAACTAATTGTCTTTTTCCCCTGTAGCACACACACTACCCCCAGTTCGCGGGCATGAGGGCAGCAGGGAGGACTTCCAGAGGTCCTTTTGGAGATGCTCTGCTGGAGTTTGATTACACCATCGGAGACATTATGGCCACGCTAGACAAGACTAAGGTTCTCAACAACACTTTGGTTCTCTTCTCCTCAGACAACGGGTTTGTGGTTCCTCTTACTAACTGCTTAATGAAATATTGTCTGTTATATATTTCATAGTGCATACTACAAACATGCAGCACAGAGATTGGGATGTAGGGCTATTATCGACTCGAAAATTCTCGGTCGGCATGTCCTGCCAATCGGTTAGTCAACAAAAAAGGCTGTGTGGCCAAAGCTcccaaaactattatgtatctctTTGTGTCTGacctaaactgcactcacaaggcTACACCTCCAtgagagttcatgcaaaaacaactatggaAAAGGTACTAGGAAACAGTGTATTATGTATATAAAGAGAGATTCAACTTGTGAATTATTAGTTCAATCTGTCTTTTTActtataaataccaaaaattaCCAAATCTTCCGATAAATCAATTACAAATTTTTTGCTGTTGTCCAatttaaatccttataatcGAAATAAAATTAGTTGACTAATATAAATTTTGGTCGAATAAGACGCCATTGACTTATTAATCGACTAAATAACTAAAGGCCTccagctaggcctgtcacaataattactacatcGACTTATGATTCAGTAAATTATAATTCGAACAATAacttttggggtcaatatttatctttgTATTAGtgggttatttttttacagtgctaagatttgagctgtagaagtttgaactgaactaaaattaCACAACCTAATGACCTAAGTGATGCATTCTGCTTTCCATTTATACAGTTAAACAAtataatactgtacatttagtaTACTTTTTGgacataattctgctttatggtttggtttcaatataaTCGTTGATCATCTATATTACTGAAGttaatatatcacacttcaaaatgtgttattgtgacaggcctacccaCAGCTCTACTGGGATGTATGACTGATCTCATGACTAATTGCAGTTctaaaaatgttaaagtatAGAATTGTAAGAATTTTAGAGTGATCATAAAAATGTAGACCCATAATatctttaaagttgcactatgtaacttttctagtgagggGTCActcacctacttgtctcaatggagatgttatagggtgttcttccacagtatgtcattgaTATGATCTGTCTTATATTCATTTCTTTATGCAAGAGAAACAAAACGTTTTGTACCTTTTATAAGAAAGCAGGCAATGCATTATATTTGTATACTGTTCTCATAACCTATTTGACTGTGTGAACAAAATGAATTAGGGATTTGAAGTTATGCCTGGCTCAGGTGCACAACAAAAAGCGGAGACAACGCAGAGCAAATATATAGTATAGTCCCACATCATCTGTGGGTGGAGCAGCGGGCAGGGCCACAGCAGCAAGTGCAGGTGGATAGACCTGCACAAGAGGAGAGGCGGCAGAGCAGGCAACAAGGCAACAAACACTCCCCTAGGACCCATACGGGCCTGGCCCATAACAAATGGTGTTAtttaaaagtatcgaaaatcagatactaattgatactaaaactagtattgatactaaaaaactcacattcacaaatcacaaatgaactttcctcaatagctttagaatgatctttagctgtatcagaacaagtataagacacatagtccactatggaacatatctggacaactgagggattatacagatataacaccacatggtaatataacaaaaagtactatgatttaatggtcaaaatcacattctgttgtctaaagaatgagtgttttaattatcattgtgatatcagaattggtatcaagtatcaagtcaTCCTTactatcgaaatcgagtttgtaattttagtatcgtgatgACTAGTCCTAACACTCATACACTCTAACAAGTGTCTTCTTTATCCCAGGCCTGAGTTGTTGAGGAGGTCTCGTGGAGGTACTGCTGGTCTTCTGAAATGTGGTAAAGCGACTACATATgaaggaggggtgagagagCCTGCCATTGCCTACTGGCCCGGAAGAATCCAGCCTGGTTAGTTCATCGTGCTGTTATACGCTCTTATAAGGGCGGACAATCCAGTGGGCTGAAGTGTCTTTTTGGtaactttattttaactttagAGTCAAAAACAGCTGACCCACTGATGTTTTACAAATTACAGTCCTAGCAAATGTCAAACTGAAATGTCAAAAcactaattagaaagcattttattgtctgataatcaggaagtgtgtggttagcatgctagttcttgttagctttaccaccACAACAATACTTCACTCTggtctttgagagttgtgaaaagcacttataaactcatcagagtaaataattaagatgctctgaatgcataagggaagcgaggaataactttggcccACTGGAAACAgttgaaaatgaactagttctgtttttcacattttaaaacagtaaaaatcagatagagcacctttaagttGGCATTTCAGAACTAACTTTTCAAGCCATTTATTCACAGAAGCAAAAAGCacagaatatatatttatttgtcaatATAACGTTGCATTTGGTCAGGTGTCACTCATGAACTGGCCAGCACTCTGGACATCCTGCCGACTATCGCCAAACTGTCAGGAGCCACGCTGCCCCCTGTGGCTCTGGATGGATTGGACATGACAGACGTCCTCCTCCGTCATGGCAGGGTACTGATGTCTTTACATGCATTCTTAGgtcatgtgtttttgtaaaggtTAAACTGTCTTGTTTTGCAGAGTAAAAGAGAATCGATGATGTTCTGGTCCCTAAACCCCAGTAAGAAGCATGGGCTGTTTGCTCTAAGGCTGGGGAAATATAAGGCATATTTCTATACAGAAGGTACGCTTCTTTTTTTCATCAGTTCCCTTACTACATTTAAacagatattatgcaaaaccgTTGTTAACCATTCTTTAATATTGTACCCAaataaaatatacctggagttatgttttgttttactcactTGCTGTTTCAaatgagtaaaacaaaacaacttgcTGTTTCCCCCTCcctgaactgccaccttaacgtggtggaggggtttgagtgcccgaatgatcctgggagctatgttgtcgggggcttcatgctactggtagggtcacccatggcaaacaggtccagggggacgggtcagacgaagagcggttcagaagccccttatgatgagtttaaaaacaaggccgtttacgtcacccggactggcgttaccggggccccaccctggagccaggcctggggtgggtgctcgacagcgagcgcctggtggccgggcctttccccacggggcccggccgggctcagcccgaaggagtggggccgtcctcatgtggacccaccacccgcaagaggatccgtaagggaccggtgcttgaagatctgggcggcagtcgaaggcgggggcctcgacgaccggatctctggacatggagactggctctggggacatggaatgtcacctcgctggggggaaaggagcctgagcttgtgcgggaggttgagcgttaccaactagatatagtcggcctcgcctccacgcacagtttgggctctggaacccaacttcttgagaggggctggactctccatttctctggcgttgcccgcggggagaggcggcaagctggtgtgggcttgctcattgccccacagctcagccgcttcgtgttggggttcactccggtgaacgagagggtcgcgtccctgcgccttcgggtcgggacAGGTCTcccactgttgtgtcggcctacgggccaaacagcagtgcagagtacccggccttcttggagtccctgggaggggtactagacagcgcaccaaccggggactctgttgttctcctgggggacttcaacgcccatgtaggtaacgacagtgacacttggaggggcgtgattgggaagaacggcctccctgatctgaacccgagcggttcagcagtgttttgttattggacttctgtgctaatcacagtttgtccataacgaacaccatgttcgagcacaagggtgtccatcggtgcacgtggcaccaggacactctaggtcggaggtcgatgatcgactttgttgtcgtgtcatctgacctccgactgcgtgtcttggacactcgggtgaagagaggggctgagctgtcaaccgatcaccacctggtggtgagttggatccgctggcggaggaggaagccggacagacctggcaggcccaagcgcattgtgagggtctgttgggaacacctggcagagccctctgtcagaggggtcttcaactcacacctccgggagaacttctccctgatcccgggggaggctggagacatggactccgagtgggccatgttctccacctctattgtcaatgcggccgctcgtagctgtggtcgtaaggtctgtggtgcttgtcgcggcggcaatccccgaacccggtggtggtcaccagaagtaagggatgccgtcaagctgaagaaggagtcctatcgagccttgttggctcgtgggactcctgaggcagccgatgagtaccagCGGGCCAAGCGGGCCAAGCGGGCCGCagctcgtgcggttgcagaggtggctcgggcatctgctcaggatgcctcctggacgcctccttagggaggtgttctgggcatgtcccaccgggaggaggccccggggaagacccaggacacgctggagggactatgtctctcggctggcctgggaatgcctcgggatcccaccggagagctggaggacgtgtctggggtgagggaagtttgggagtccctgcttagactgctgcccccgcgacccggccccggataagcggaagaaaatggatggatggacttgcTGTTTCATCAGTCGGCATGAAGTGGTGCCTTTTACTTCCAGAAAAGAAGTTATTCTGTGTCTATGCATCTTTTTCAACTCTTTCAACTAGCATCTCTTGTGAATACCAGCAGCTAAtgtttttagccttatttaaGCTGCTTAACACCAATCTGCGGACCACTGACTGGCAACAAGGATATTGTATATACAGAAACCATAAATGATTCATTTATTACCTTGAATAGTAACACTAATCTTATCTGTAACTTGATACTCCAATCATGGCATGATATGGCACACTATTTAActtctctgttgtttttttattgctaaactataccttgaaaaacatgcattcttattgtgagcgagGTCACTTCTCCACTGATCTGCCCTGGTGTTcgccatggaaatagataaatGTTAAATCTTAccttaaatgttatgtttatgttacGTTTGTCtgtccacacaaacacaaaaacatcattcATAAAACTAATACTGACCACTCTTTACTAACTAAGCATTATTTTCCCCCAGGCTCAGTCAAAAGCAGCACAGTACCAGACCCTGACTGTGTCGCCCCTCTTCAGTTCCATGACCCTCCTCTTCTTATCGACCTGGAGAGCGACCCGTCAGAGCACTACCCCCTCTCGCTGAAGGAACGCCCTGATCTACAACACGTTCTGGAGGAGATCATGAAGGTCAAAGCCAGCCTGGAGGCCTCCATGGAGTTTGGAGAGAGCCAGATAGCAAAGGGACAGGACCCAAGTCTACAGCCCTGTTGCAACCCAGAGTGTAGTCCCAAACCAAGCTGCTGCCAGTGTCCTTAACTGTACACGTCTTGGTAAGGGCATGATTATGTTTACATATGCTTAGATGAAGAtggtatttcatatttttaagggagacatattttgctaattttactttttatagctTTTgataatgcatgtttgagtaatttttattcTTCTGCATTCAAGACACCACTGTTAAAATTTTTTCTTTTCCCCTATCCCCTATACACACCCACTGCACTATACGTACATtttctcagattttttttcttcgatGGTGATGCGCATAGGATTTAGCAGCATCGTGTGGAcatttttggtacaaatgaaaaaaaagttttgacTCTTTGCCGTAGAGATTTGTGGTCATGGCGTAGTCAAGTAAAAATTAGGACCACAGCTTctgttattaagttgttttagagaAGTATTGCAAGTTAAAAGGTCAAAATtctaaaataatgatccacataTAACTAGagaacatacaaaaacataataaatcttCTTTAATATAACATAATAGAATACTAAAGAATATATGAAAGGTCTTCTATTATTCTGAAGTGgcatttttatgttgtttactGATCAAAAAAACTTACCtagaattatgtttttttatttctcagtaTTTTGCAAATATTATTTCATTCAGATAATTTCACCACTAACATTGCTGTTACTACACAACACTAATGAAATTGTATTTGATGCTTCCCTTATCATTGAATCAGTTAGTGatttatatatgtgtaaaaTCATGACCTGTAGTTATTCTCCACACACAGTATTATTTTAATGAATCCAATGTGAAATGATACGATGAAGATGATGAACATATCTAATGCATTATGAAATGTCTTATGTGGTCTACCTCTGTGGAATCCAAGAGAAGCTGTAGTGTGTTGCCATATATTCTTGTTAGTACAGGTATGTTGTAAATTTGAATTGATTTGTTCTTGTGTAAaatataagataaaataaaagaaaacctaTGAACTACCAAGTCCATGGTGTCCAACAGTAGT
This genomic window contains:
- the LOC117372476 gene encoding arylsulfatase A-like, which codes for MVNVITVFLNVLCLYLSSAAPPNFIIFFADDLGFADLGCYGHPSSVTPNLDKLARGGLRFTDFYVTVGGCSPSRAALLTGRYETRSGIYPGVLYPGSIGGLPLNETTIAAMLKPLGYATAAIGKWHLGLGAKGTYLPTNHGFDHFLGIPYSHDQGPCANLTCFPPDVKCFGECDLGAVTVPLMKNDKIIQQPANFLELEKAYSDFATNFILTSTQKQQPFFLYYPSHHTHYPQFAGMRAAGRTSRGPFGDALLEFDYTIGDIMATLDKTKVLNNTLVLFSSDNGPELLRRSRGGTAGLLKCGKATTYEGGVREPAIAYWPGRIQPGVTHELASTLDILPTIAKLSGATLPPVALDGLDMTDVLLRHGRSKRESMMFWSLNPSKKHGLFALRLGKYKAYFYTEGSVKSSTVPDPDCVAPLQFHDPPLLIDLESDPSEHYPLSLKERPDLQHVLEEIMKVKASLEASMEFGESQIAKGQDPSLQPCCNPECSPKPSCCQCP